The Metallosphaera hakonensis JCM 8857 = DSM 7519 genome includes the window TCAGTTGTTCCCTTGGTCACTATCTCTATTAGTGTGGCAACTTTGCCTTCCTTCTTTCTCAGTATCCTACCCAGTCTCTGCATCATCTGTCTTGACGTACCGTATCCGCCTAGGATCACTCCAACGCTGGCATCTGGAACGTCTACTCCTTCATCGAAAACGTTGGAGGCCACTATTGCCTTGTACTCTCCTTCCCTGAACTTGGATAGAATCTCTTGCCTCTCGTCCTTGGGAGTAAGGTACGTGACAGCGGGAATCAGAAACTCCCTAGATACCCTATAAGCCATATCCACGTCCCTAGTGAACACGATAATCTTTTGATCGTTATAATCTCTCAGGATTTCTCTCAGCTTTATCAATTTGCTCTCTGAATTGATGGCGATCCTCAGGGATTCATTCCAGGCCAATAGGGCCTCCCTAGCCTCCTTATCCTTGGAGGCCATGAAGATAAACCTTTGAAAGTCTCTTGGACCGGCCATCCTGATTTTTTTCTTCTTGAGATAGGTAGTGAATTTCTCCCTCAATTTCTGGTACTTTTCCCTCTCTTCGGGAGTGAGCTCCACGTAGATTCTTTGGGTTTTAAATTCAGCTAGATATTTTCCGGCCAGCTGTGAAGGAGAAAGCCTAACCAGGATGGGCCCCACCACATCCCTAAGGTAAACATGTCTTCCATCATCCCTTTCGGGAGTCGCAGTGAGACCCATCCTGTATGGAGAGACCATCATTTCGCCAATGTTGATATATCCTACTGAGGGTAGATGATGTACCTCATCGAATATTACAAGGGGAAACCTATTCCCCAACTGTTCAACCTTAATATAAGCCGAGTCATATGTGATTACAGTAACTCCCTTGAGCGAATCCTCCCCCCCACCCACGATTCCTGCCTCTATTCCGAGCGAATCTCCTATCCTCTCAGCCCATTGGTGAAGGAGTTCAATCGTGGGAACCACAATCAGGGTCGCGACTCTCACAGTGGACATGGCCTTAATTCCTACCGCTGTCTTGCCTGCTCCAGTAGGCAAGACAAGTACTCCCCTCTTCTTGGCTAACCAAGCCTTAAGTGCTCGTTCTTGATAGTCCCTTAACTTGAGGTTATCCTTGATTATTGGGAAAGGAAGGGGATCCATAACCTTATCCTCAACGTTTATTCCCCCTTTCCTGAAGTACTCAAGCACATCAAGGTAGAGTTTTCCGGGCCCGATATACTGGTTATACTCTTCGCTCCACTTGAGTCCCGGCGCATAGTAATCCGACATTAGAAGCCCCTTAAAATATTTCAGTAAGACCAACTTAGTTTCTATTTAATACTTTACCTAAAGTTAAAAATCATTATGTTATCCTTAACATATGGAAGTCACTCCGTTAGCCTTTGAAAGCCTTGG containing:
- a CDS encoding DEAD/DEAH box helicase gives rise to the protein MVLLKYFKGLLMSDYYAPGLKWSEEYNQYIGPGKLYLDVLEYFRKGGINVEDKVMDPLPFPIIKDNLKLRDYQERALKAWLAKKRGVLVLPTGAGKTAVGIKAMSTVRVATLIVVPTIELLHQWAERIGDSLGIEAGIVGGGEDSLKGVTVITYDSAYIKVEQLGNRFPLVIFDEVHHLPSVGYINIGEMMVSPYRMGLTATPERDDGRHVYLRDVVGPILVRLSPSQLAGKYLAEFKTQRIYVELTPEEREKYQKLREKFTTYLKKKKIRMAGPRDFQRFIFMASKDKEAREALLAWNESLRIAINSESKLIKLREILRDYNDQKIIVFTRDVDMAYRVSREFLIPAVTYLTPKDERQEILSKFREGEYKAIVASNVFDEGVDVPDASVGVILGGYGTSRQMMQRLGRILRKKEGKVATLIEIVTKGTTDHNLSRRRSNATK